Proteins co-encoded in one Fusarium musae strain F31 chromosome 3, whole genome shotgun sequence genomic window:
- a CDS encoding hypothetical protein (EggNog:ENOG41) produces MVNVGSAADPVVTRLVEEDKVPWYKKPNLRIMYVWLFFCCMGVEMTSGFDSQLINTLQYSQNFHHYLGDGRKNDEGKWAIEPGLLGFVNSSYQLGSIFAVPFAPWFAQRFGRRWSIMLGSLIMVGGAIIQGFAQHVGMYIVARMILGAGILFCIISGAALIGELGYPKERAVLTSLFNSSYYIGQILASAIALGTTPITTNWSWRLPSLLQIVPSLIQISTVFLLPESPRFLVSKDREEEAAQVLIKYHAEGDASSQLVQAEIVQIRETIKAEMEASKQSWFEVIRTAGMRRRFVVTIFIGLFTQLSGNTLLSYYSGVLFGMMGFEDDYTKTRINLAYACWSFLNATIIALIVTRFKRRHMYMLSATLMLCAFIGMTVSLERIQAIPEGEKNSAPGVSALFWYFAYSPTYAIGNNALTYTYLVELWPYAMRSRGIGVQQIFGKLAGFFSTNVNSIALDAIKWRYLAIYCGWIFFEFCIIYLLYPETSGRTLEELAFLFEDEELKERTVAAVEKQIHFGDSKGEKSDEQQTQVQTREVV; encoded by the exons ATGGTCAATGTTGGTAGCGCCGCTGACCCCGTCGTCACTCGCCTCGTCGAGGAGGACAAGGTGCCATGGTACAAGAAGCCCAATCTGCGCATCATGTACGTTTGGTTGTTCTTCTGCTGTATGGGTGTTGAGATGACCTCTGGTTTCGATTCGCAACTCATCAACACGCTCCAATACTCTCAGAACTTCCACCACT ATCTCGGTGACGGACGAAAGAACGACGAAGGCAAGTGGGCCATCGAGCCTGGTCTGCTCGGCTTTGTCAACTCTTCCTACCAGCTCGGCTCTATCTTTGCGGTCCCATTTGCGCCATGGTTCGCTCAGCGATTCGGTCGAAGATGGTCGATTATGCTTGGTTCTCTCATCATGGTTGGCGGTGCTATCATCCAGGGATTCGCCCAGCACG TTGGCATGTACATCGTTGCCCGCATGATTCTTGGAGCTGGAATTCTCTTCTGTATTATCTCTGGTGCCGCCCTCATCGGTGAGCTGGGATATCCCAAGGAGCGTGCTGTCCTCACATCTCTGTTCAACTCATCCTACTACATCGGTCAGATTCTCGCCTCTGCTATCGCTCTGGGCACTACtcccatcaccaccaactgGTCATGGCGTCTGCCCTCTCTTCTGCAGATCGTCCCCTCGCTCATCCAGATCTCCACCGTCTTTCTCCTCCCCGAGTCTCCTCGTTTCCTCGTCTCCAAAGACCGCGAAGAGGAAGCCGCCCAGGTCCTCATCAAGTACCACGCCGAGGGCGATGCCAGCTCCCAGCTCGTGCAGGCTGAAATCGTCCAGATCCGAGAGACCATCAAGGCCGAGATGGAAGCCTCCAAGCAGTCCTGGTTCGAGGTTATCCGCACCGCCGGTATGCGCCGTCGATTTGTTgtcaccatcttcatcggtCTCTTCACCCAGCTTTCCGGCAACACTCTTCTGAGCTACTACTCTGGTGTTCTTTTCGGCATGATGGGTTTCGAAGACGACTACACAAAGACTCGAATCAACCTCGCTTATGCTTGCTGGAGTTTCCTCAACGCTACGATCATTGCTTTGATCGTCACCCGCTTCAAGCGTCGACACATGTACATGCTTTCCGCTACTCTCATGCTGTGCGCTTTCATCGGCATGACTGTATCTCTCGAGAGAATTCAAGCTATCCCTGAGGGCGAGAAGAACAGTGCTCCTGGTGTTTCCGCTCTGTTTTGGTACTTTGCTTACTCGCCAACCTACGCCATTGGAAACAACGCTCTCACATACA CCTACCTGGTTGAACTCTGGCCCTACGCGATGCGAAGCCGTGGTATCGGTGTTCAGCAGATCTTCGGAAAGCTCGCCGGTTTCTTCTCCACCAACGTCAACTCGATCGCtctcgatgccatcaagTGGCGATACCTGGCCATCTACTGTGGCTGGATCTTCTTCGAGTTCTGCATCATCTACCTTCTCTACCCCGAGACCAGTGGCCGAACCCTCGAGGAACTTGCATTCC TtttcgaggacgaggaactCAAGGAGAGGACAGTTGCTGCTGTCGAGAAGCAGATCCACTTTGGAGACTCAAAGGGAGAAAAGTCAGACGAACAGCAGACTCAAGTGCAGACCCGCGAGGTTGTTTAA
- a CDS encoding hypothetical protein (EggNog:ENOG41), translating to MQVNNPVPVPKGTPEHEAKRAAVLKALADKVPAEFCLGPEFFKDTPLDVTKIPSTCGILTDEEVAITEDYDATGLAEAIARRKYTSVAVAKAFCKRAIIAHQLTCCLTQWFYDEAIQQATKMDEYLAEHGTTIGPLHGVPVSIKDHIPLAGTFASLGILATAEYDEHDSPLPAVLRKAGAVFYCKTNQPQALMHGESDSPWGRALNPHNTTLTSGGSSGGEGALIAMKGSVLGIGTDIGGSIRIPAAFSGIYGYKPTSGILSTRDLVHGPMIAELTVLANAGPMCRSARDMDLFMRLQLAVKPHIRDLTLVPTNWTGLSTQLGLTLGRPLKVGIMTHDGFIQPQPPLKRTLSWASDLLSDPRLSGLIEVKPFLPYGIKQAWDEIRQAYSPDGGIPSRDAILATGEPIYPLTDWIWKTAAPKGMLTAGEMTYVRKACLDFRHSFAEDWERQDVDVILCPTGVGPATTHDTNFYLMYTALWNYLDCPGLVFPTGLKVEGGEKYEADYQPLGPECAHVKELWESGNFTGAPINLQLVGRRYHDNQLFGALKLLQGALGLE from the coding sequence ATGCAAGTCAACAACCCTGTACCAGTGCCAAAGGGCACACCAGAGCACGAGGCCAAGCGTGCTGCTGTTCTCAAAGCACTCGCCGACAAAGTGCCCGCCGAGTTCTGTCTAGGCCCTGAATTCTTTAAAGACACCCCTCTCGATGTCACCAAGATCCCTTCTACCTGTGGTATTCTCACAGACGAAGAAGTAGCCATTACAGAAGACTATGATGCAACTGGCCTTGCTGAGGCTATCGCCAGACGCAAGTATACTTCTGTGGCTGTTGCGAAAGCATTTTGCAAGCGCGCGATTATCGCCCATCAGCTTACCTGCTGTCTTACTCAGTGGTTTTATGATGAGGCTATCCAGCAAGCTACGAAAATGGATGAGTATCTAGCAGAGCATGGAACCACGATAGGCCCGCTCCATGGCGTACCCGTCAGTATCAAGGATCATATTCCCTTGGCCGGCACGTTCGCCTCGTTGGGTATTCTGGCTACGGCTGAGTACGACGAGCATGACTCTCCCCTTCCAGCTGTCCTTCGCAAGGCCGGCGCAGTCTTTTATTGTAAGACGAACCAACCCCAGGCCCTCATGCATGGCGAAAGTGACTCGCCTTGGGGCCGCGCCTTGAACCCGCACAACACCACTTTGACATCTGGAGGTTCCAGTGGTGGTGAAGGAGCCTTGATTGCTATGAAGGGCTCCGTCCTCGGCATTGGAACCGACATTGGAGGCAGCATTAGGATCCCTGCTGCGTTCAGTGGTATCTATGGATATAAGCCAACGAGTGGTATCCTGTCAACAAGGGACTTGGTACATGGGCCAATGATTGCTGAACTCACTGTCTTGGCTAACGCAGGTCCCATGTGTCGATCTGCACGCGACATGGACCTATTCATGCGTCTTCAGCTTGCTGTCAAGCCACATATCAGAGACCTGACTTTGGTCCCCACGAATTGGACCGGCTTGTCGACACAGCTGGGCCTGACCCTTGGACGCCCCCTCAAAGTTGGCATCATGACACACGATGGCTTCATCCAGCCTCAACCACCTCTCAAGCGTACCCTGTCGTGGGCTAGTGACCTTCTGTCAGACCCTCGACTATCAGGACTTATTGAGGTCAAGCCATTCCTACCATATGGTATCAAACAGGCCTGGGACGAAATCAGACAAGCCTACTCCCCTGATGGCGGCATTCCAAGTCGTGATGCGATCCTCGCAACAGGCGAGCCAATCTATCCTCTCACCGACTGGATCTGGAAGACCGCCGCTCCCAAAGGTATGCTCACTGCCGGTGAAATGACTTACGTACGCAAAGCATGCCTCGATTTCCGACATTCCTTTGCAGAGGATTGGGAGCGTCAGGATGTCGATGTTATTCTTTGTCCAACTGGCGTTGGTCCGGCTACGACTCACGACACAAATTTCTATCTTATGTACACAGCTCTGTGGAACTATCTTGACTGCCCCGGTTTGGTTTTCCCTACGGGGCTCAAGGTTGAGGGAGGCGAGAAATACGAAGCGGATTATCAGCCGCTGGGACCCGAGTGCGCTCATGTGAAGGAGCTTTGGGAGAGTGGGAACTTTACAGGAGCTCCTATCAATCTTCAGCTTGTGGGGAGGAGATATCATGACAATCAGCTGTTTGGGGCTTTGAAGCTTCTCCAAGGCGCTCTTGGGCTGGAATGA
- a CDS encoding hypothetical protein (EggNog:ENOG41), which yields MTAGSQRPKLRAKTGCLPCRQHRIKCDERTPVCRACRASRVPRDCQWPVDKDLIDRRFRSCQIRDAVQAHHHQSPTLSSVVTSQLLLADCVIARKRERDDIEWTLFREFGHRGTPLLLLPNCSSVFHKTWYTAIHTIMVSRKTLSSALMACATSFVSIRGGPPGMCHVSHQYYTDSLSRLAESLCQGSPEKDDDILITIVLLYAFNFISGSSSWDDQPQHVTAAIKIISFRILNSRSTDLTTFLRLALESVLYQVFLLNNGLWSSANSYVSLQSLNSEFWALSEKLLENPTSLDFSLLSINSPVLGMPLAVMRLATFLGQLCLGRESANMEDLVKLQTEVATWEEFALQAVEQTDAYDVLNRDANCLYAMVASILMQHLIAFGPNTGLPRVSHTSSWRACTALQILSRRAEDHRWSECFMGTWPVYALGFLLSEGKDRDIVRRDMQRRRELTGFWIVKRFQEDLERSWAGLEADSPSASVNYDVPDTGDAASMESTIPIMAF from the coding sequence ATGACCGCAGGTTCTCAGCGGCCCAAGCTGCGTGCCAAGACGGGTTGCCTTCCATGTCGACAACACCGCATCAAGTGCGATGAGCGAACTCCCGTCTGCCGAGCGTGCCGTGCCTCACGAGTCCCGCGCGATTGTCAGTGGCCTGTGGACAAAGACCTCATCGACCGCCGTTTCAGATCATGCCAGATTCGCGATGCGgtacaagctcatcatcatcaatcgccCACTTTGTCTTCTGTAGTGACATCGCAGCTTCTGCTGGCTGACTGCGTGATCGCTCGTAAACGGGAACGCGATGACATCGAATGGACACTCTTTCGCGAATTCGGACACCGGGGAACACCACTTCTTTTACTGCCAAATTGCAGTTCTGTCTTCCATAAGACATGGTATACAGCTATACATACTATCATGGTGTCGCGCAAGACTCTGTCTTCTGCTCTCATGGCATGCGCTACATCCTTCGTTTCTATAAGAGGAGGACCGCCAGGCATGTGTCATGTCTCTCATCAATACTACACCGACTCGTTATCTCGGCTGGCAGAATCGCTCTGTCAAGGCTCACCAGAGAAGGACGATGACATTCTTATCACCATTGTGCTTCTGTATGcattcaacttcatctctggCTCCTCCTCATGGGATGATCAACCTCAGCATGTCACtgctgccatcaagatcatcagcttCCGTATACTCAACTCGAGAAGCACCGACCTTACGACTTTTCTCCGTCTGGCACTCGAGAGTGTGTTGTATCAGGtcttcttattaaataacgGTCTTTGGTCCAGCGCAAATAGCTACGTGTCCCTCCAGTCGCTGAACTCGGAGTTTTGGGCTCTCTCAGAGAAGCTCTTGGAGAATCCTACGAGCCTCGATTTTTCCCTGCTGAGTATCAATAGCCCCGTCCTTGGTATGCCCTTGGCTGTGATGCGACTCGCCACATTTCTCGGCCAGCTTTGCCTTGGAAGAGAATCCGCCAACATGGAAGATCTGGTGAAGCTTCAGACCGAGGTCGCAACATGGGAGGAATTCGCCCTGCAGGCGGTGGAACAGACCGATGCGTATGATGTGCTGAACAGAGACGCCAACTGCCTATACGCGATGGTGGCTTCTATCCTCATGCAACATCTCATTGCCTTTGGTCCAAACACAGGACTTCCCAGAGTATCTCACACAAGCAGTTGGCGAGCCTGTACAGCACTTCAAATCCTGTCCAGACGTGCCGAGGATCATCGCTGGTCTGAGTGTTTTATGGGGACTTGGCCTGTATACGCCCTTGGGTTCTTGCTATCTGAGGGCAAAGATAGAGATATTGTGCGGCGCGACATGCAACGCCGGCGGGAGCTCACAGGCTTCTGGATAGTCAAACGGTTCCAGGAGGACTTGGAGAGGTCTTGGGCTGGGCTCGAGGCAGACTCACCGTCAGCATCGGTCAACTACGATGTCCCCGACACAGGTGATGCCGCCTCCATGGAGTCTACCATTCCAATCATGGCGTTTTGA